In Fusarium falciforme chromosome 10, complete sequence, a single genomic region encodes these proteins:
- a CDS encoding BAR domain-containing protein — protein MHFTKKIDRAFQWAGEKMGSEARTGHSEEFKNLEQEMALRHEGMERMQRSMGAYVKWISRRNELLDDKERGSPISYLGRTMATHGEDFEQDSEFGNCLLSLGRANERIAGIQDCYVDCANATWMDNLERSLAMMREYQNTRKKLENRRLAYDASTNKMAKARRDDFRIEEEVRMNKAKFEETSEDVLRRMQDIKESEVENIAALTQFLDAELDYHERCAEELRRVRQSWAGGAAASPTTAPRPGRSRSNTARSWQEPRHQAVYEEPEPEPEPVRIPHRSPGSRLAPPPPQPPRPAIARANTFDGRSPTPLANLRVPGAPLSRVVTDGGSYGRSGHSDDVFSDDVSTSRSGSPDWCDRRSASPATSYGSLSRSTSALALGKKPPPPPPNRAKKPPPPPPARRENLGY, from the exons ATGCACTTCACAAAGAAGATTGACCGCGCCTTTCAATGGGCCGGCGAGAAGATGGGCTCCGAGGCCCGAACCGGCCACTCGGAGGAGTTCAAGAACCTCGAGCAAGAGATGGCTCTGAGACATGAAG GCATGGAGCGCATGCAGAGATCCATGGGAGCCTACGTCAAGTGGATTTCCCGTCGCAAtgagctcctcgacgacaaggagCGTGGTTCTCCCATCTCCTACCTTGGCCGCACCATGGCCACCCATGGAGAGGATTTTGAGCAGGATTCCGAGTTTGGAAACTGTCTCCTGTCCCTCGGTCGCGCCAACGAGCGCATCGCCGGTATCCAGGACTGCTACGTCGACTGCGCCAATGCCACTTGGATGGATAATCTCGAGAGGAGCCTGGCTATGATGCGAGAGTACCAG AACACGcgcaagaagctcgagaacCGACGTCTCGCCTATGACGCCAGCACcaacaagatggccaaggcccGACGAGACGACTTCCGAATCGAAGAAGAGGTCCGCatgaacaaggccaagtttGAGGAGACCAGCGAGGACGTCCTCCGCCGCATGCAGGACATTAAGGAGTCCGAGGTTGAGAACATTGCTGCCCTGACTCAGTTCCTCGACGCTGAGCTTGATTACCATGAGCGTTGCGCTGAGGAGCTTCGCCGTGTTAGGCAGAGCTGGGCTGGaggtgctgctgcttctcccACAACTGCACCTCGGCCTGGCCGAAGCCGATCCAACACTGCTCGATCCTGGCAGGAGCCTCGTCACCAGGCTGTCTACGAGGAAcccgagcctgagcctgaacCTGTCCGCATTCCTCATCGATCTCCCGGTAGCCGTCTTgcacctccacctcctcagCCACCACGACCAGCCATCGCCAGGGCCAACACCTTTGACGGCCGCTCGCCTACACCCTTGGCCAACCTCCGTGTTCCTGGTGCTCCTCTCTCCCGGGTGGTGACTGATGGTGGCTCTTATGGTCGAAGCGGTCACAGCGACGATGTATTCTCTGATGATGTCTCAACAAGTCGAAGCGGTAGCCCGGACTGGTGTGATCGCAGAAGCGCCAGCCCTGCAACAAGCTATGGAAGTCTGAGCCGCAGCACGAGTGCCCTGGCTCTGGGCAAGaagccaccacctcctcctcccaacagggccaagaagcccccgcctcctcctcccgctcGAAGGGAGAACCTTGGATATTGA